In Miscanthus floridulus cultivar M001 chromosome 5, ASM1932011v1, whole genome shotgun sequence, one genomic interval encodes:
- the LOC136453167 gene encoding uncharacterized protein, translating into MAASCSVRRDFGSLDKYVWAFVNNKPLSPSYKYSRKIPVTTSKSESISKDMVRRGFRFVGPTVIHSFMQAVGLTNDHLVSCPRHRVCSSSAAATAGAAARDPALTDSADHRAKHKGEETYLRSKDNQPRGEKRKEREQPLVAARPVRLLFPSINIIFLFQQIRQQYF; encoded by the exons ATGGCTGCCTCATGTAGT GTGCGGAGGGACTTCGGGTCGCTGGACAAGTACGTGTGGGCGTTCGTGAACAACAAGCCGCTGTCGCCGAGCTACAAGTACAGCCGGAAGATCCCCGTGACGACGTCCAAGTCGGAGTCCATCAGCAAGGACATGGTCCGGCGCGGCTTCCGCTTCGTCGGCCCCACTGTCATCCACTCCTTCATGCAGGCGGTCGGGCTCACCAACGACCACCTCGTCTCGTGCCCGCGGCACCGCGTatgctcctcctccgccgccgccaccgccggcgcAGCCGCCCGCGACCCCGCGTTAACTGATTCTGCTGACCACCGAGCGAAACACAAGGGAGAAGAAACTTATCTAAGGAGTAAGGACAACCAACCAAGaggagaaaagagaaaagagagagaACAGCCTCTAGTAGCAGCTCGTCCTGTTCGCTTACTTTTTCCATcaataaatattatttttctcttccaacaaatcaggcaacagtacttttag
- the LOC136453169 gene encoding uncharacterized protein: protein MDAQLETSGKLTLPGAMNQQDASSFKREGFRSGSPFTDLSSNASSINYRKARQDKIGGDGFWCGVLCMHLPGLSRRRPMHMQQQQSMSLSEADTRASTAGPAGDRLSTVSKAASMERFKYSSSSSGTMFERTDAGEEEEEVSAYFDLPLELLRISSVDTESPVTAAFVFDGNRGRSAKKIVPEIPDLDFSFPAPPVFSNPSSPRS from the coding sequence atggaCGCACAACTAGAGACCTCCGGCAAGCTCACTCTCCCTGGTGCCATGAACCAACAAGATGCTTCTTCCTTCAAGAGAGAAGGATTCCGCTCCGGTTCACCGTTCACCGACCTCTCGAGCAACGCGTCGTCGATCAATTACCGGAAGGCGCGGCAGGACAAGATCGGCGGGGACGGCTTCTGGTGCGGCGTCCTGTGCATGCACCTGCCGGGCTTGTCCAGGAGGCGGCCGATGCatatgcagcagcagcagtccaTGAGCCTGAGCGAGGCGGACACCCGTGCGAGCACGGCCGGGCCAGCCGGCGACCGTTTGAGCACGGTGTCAAAGGCGGCCTCCATGGAGAGGTTCAAGTACAGCTCGTCGTCCTCGGGCACCATGTTCGAGCGCACGGACGcgggcgaggaggaagaggaggtgtcGGCGTACTTCGACCTGCCGCTGGAGCTGCTGAGGATCAGCAGCGTCGACACGGAGTCGCCGGTCACGGCGGCGTTCGTCTTCGACGGCAACCGTGGCCGGAGCGCCAAGAAGATCGTGCCTGAAATCCCGGACCTCGATTTTAGCTTCCCTGCGCCGCCGGTTTTCTCGAATCCTTCGTCGCCAAGATCTTGA
- the LOC136453170 gene encoding protein CHLOROPLAST ENHANCING STRESS TOLERANCE, chloroplastic-like, whose amino-acid sequence MALLTPPPIPLLSPSRHRVSSPWLLAAGAVPSHLICLFPHSHRHHDALCHPGPNVWPLHRRGRRGAAASLDQEESSASETTVAPEEDPGPPVSSDAAAEDGVATSAELAGASPEDLENIREIKRVLELLKKNRDMTFGEVKLTIMIEDPRDIERKRTLGIEDPDEITRDDLADALAEVNEGRIPENRVALQLLAKEMSEWPDIEIEAPKKKSKPGKSVYAKATDTGINPETAAKRLNLDWDSAADIDGEEEDDDETEVPSAVGYGALYLLTAFPVIIGISVVLILFYNSLQ is encoded by the exons ATGGCGCTGCTCACGCCACCGCCCATTCCCCTTCTCTCGCCGTCTCGCCACCGCGTCTCGTCTCCATGGCTCCTGGCGGCCGGGGCAGTTCCCAGCCATCTCATTTGTCTCTTCCCCCACAGTCACCGCCACCACGATGCACTCTGCCACCCTGGCCCCAATGTCTGGCCGCTCCACCGGCGGGGTCGCAGGGGCGCAGCTGCTTCCCTCGACCAGGAGGAGTCTAGCGCCTCTGAAACCACAGTCGCTCCCGAGGAAGACCCAGGGCCACCGGTTTCCTCTGACGCGGCTGCTGAGGACGGGGTCGCGACTTCCGCCGAGCTGGCGGGGGCGAGCCCGGAGGACCTGGAGAACATCCGCGAAATCAAAAGG GTACTGGAGCTGCTGAAGAAGAACAGGGACATGACTTTTGGCGAG GTCAAGCTTACCATCATGATTGAGGACCCTAGAGATATAGAAAGGAAGAGAACACTCGGGATAGAGGACCCTGATGAAATTACTAGGGATGATTTAGCCGACGCTTTGGCTGAG GTTAACGAAGGAAGGATTCCAGAGAATCGTGTTGCACTTCAATTGCTTGCCAAGGAGATGTCAGAATGGCCAGACATTGAG ATAGAAGCTCCAAAAAAGAAGAGCAAACCTGGGAAATCTGTCTATGCAAAAGCCACAGATACTGGCATCAATCCTGAGACAGCTGCTAAAAGACTTAACCTCGACTGGGACTCTGCTGCTGATATAGATGGTGAAGAGGAGGACGATGATGAAACTGAAGTGCCGTCTGCAGTG GGATATGGTGCCCTGTATTTGTTGACAGCCTTCCCTGTCATCATTGGAATCTCAGTTGTCCTAATTCTTTTCTACAATTCTCTGCAGTAG
- the LOC136453168 gene encoding uncharacterized protein, whose protein sequence is MSGAAPDAESGREGFTCSALLMCLYLPGLSKKKPEEAISTSTSPPTADKAPAPAPDQPAEQQEAPYAPSRAASLEKSECTSLCSRSNIVFDFVAEEGDQAPAQAAIHGYCPSPCFDLPVELIRAGERFGVVAADSEATTPVTATFVFDDGQGRGALKKMASCLAPGVDGSSEPSPFVSS, encoded by the coding sequence ATGTCCGGAGCGGCGCCCGACGCCGAGTCCGGCCGAGAGGGCTTCACCTGCAGCGCGCTGCTCATGTGCCTCTACCTGCCGGGCCTCTCCAAGAAGAAGCCGGAGGAGGCGATCAGCACCAGCACGAGCCCGCCGACAGCAGACaaggcaccggcaccggcaccggacCAGCCTGCCGAGCAGCAAGAGGCCCCGTACGCGCCGAGCCGTGCCGCGTCGCTGGAGAAGTCTGAGTGCACGTCGCTCTGCTCCCGCAGCAACATCGTCTTCGACTTCGTCGCGGAGGAAGGGGATCAGGCGCCAGCCCAGGCGGCGATCCATGGGTACTGCCCGTCGCCGTGCTTCGACCTGCCCGTGGAGCTGATAAGGGCCGGCGAACGATTTGGCGTCGTCGCCGCTGACAGCGAGGCGACGACGCCGGTCACGGCCACGTTCGTGTTCGACGATGGCCAGGGAAGGGGCGCTTTGAAGAagatggcgtcgtgcctggcacCCGGCGTCGACGGCAGCAGCGAACCCAGCCCGTTCGTTTCATCGTAA
- the LOC136455168 gene encoding uncharacterized protein: MARPDTRAAARMVLDVNAEIAPRDVKGDRSKSVLFDACRLAKSLLELQPHKRWRVIRVVWVEMLCYAANKCRSNFPAKQLSAGGELLTVVWLLMAHFGVGEQYWIEAGHARAKLIVEKN; the protein is encoded by the coding sequence ATGGCGCGCCCGGACACGAGGGCCGCGGCGAGGATGGTGCTCGACGTGAACGCCGAGATCGCGCCGAGGGACGTGAAGGGCGACCGGAGCAAGTCCGTGCTGTTCGACGCGTGCCGGCTGGCCAAGTCGCTGCTGGAGCTGCAGCCGCACAAGCGGTGGCGCGTCATCCGCGTGGTGTGGGTGGAGATGCTCTGCTACGCCGCGAACAAGTGCCGGAGCAACTTCCCCGCCAAGCAGCTGAGCGCCGGCGGCGAGCTGCTCACGGTCGTTTGGCTCTTGATGGCGCACTTTGGGGTAGGCGAGCAGTATTGGATTGAGGCGGGGCATGCAAGAGCTAAACTAATTGTAGAGAAGAACTGA